From the genome of Tenericutes bacterium MZ-XQ:
TATTTTAATCCATATGATTTTACACAAAACGATTCTAGGTTTCCAACTTAGAGCATCTGGTTTTAGTTTTGATGGCAGTAAATATGCAGGTATGAATACAAAAACTAATATCGTGATTGCAATGACAATATCTGGTTTATTAGCAGGGATTGCTGGTGCTACAGCATTTTTAGTTGCTGGTAAACAAATTCCTGCAAGATTTAATATATTCACTGAAGGTTTTGATGGGATTTCAGTTGCTTTATTAGGACTCGGTGAACCTATTGGTGCATTATTTGCTGGTCTTTTCTTAAGTAATTTAAGAGAAGGTGGCTTCTACATGCAACTTTATCCATTTGTTCCTGAAATCATCGATATGGTTATATCCGTGATTATATATGCAACAGCTATTTCAGTTGCAATTCAATTGTTAATAAAGAAATATGGAGAACGGTTTAAAGCTTGGAGAAAATCCAAAAATGAACAGAAAGGAGAAGCCCAATCATGAGTATAATTTATGAATTATTTCAAGGTACTTATGTCTATACAGCGGTATTACTCGTTGTAGCACTTGGAGGCTTACTTTCTGAACGTAGCGGTGTAACAAATATTGCACTAGAAGGTATTATGATTATGGGTGCATTCTTAGGCATTTGGGCGATTAAAGGCCTTCAAACGCAACCTTATTCATTCTTAACTTATGTTGTTATTATATTAGCTTCGTTATCATTGGTTTTATTAATTGGAGCTTTAACTTACTTTATATTGATTCATTATGAGATTAAATCTCCAGAATACATAAAAAACCTTGTCACATCAAAACAAGGTAAATACATATCTTTAGCTGTGATTCTTTTATTAACAGCTTTAGTATCTTATTTAGGTATATCACTTAAAGTTGGTCCACAATTTACACTTTTATATGGCATGATTATCGGTGGACTTATTGGTGGTTTATATTCTATGATTCACGCATATGCTGCAGTCTATCTTAAAGCAAATCAAATCATTAGTGCGACTGCACTTAACTTATTTGCTCCAGCATTTGCAATCTTTACCGCTAGATTTATTCAAGGCGGTCAGCAAATTATCTTTAATTCACAATTTATGATTAGAGAATTTCCTATATTAAGTGACATTCCTGTATTAGGTGATTTACTATTTAAAAGAACTTATTTAAGTTTCTATTTTGCAATAGGGCTCTTATTAATTATTTTATTAATCATTAACAAAACAAAGTTTGGTCTAAGACTAAAAGCATGTGGCGAAAACCCTCATGCAGCAGACTCATTAGGTATTGACATCTATAAGACTAGATTTATTGCGGTTGTCTTATCAGGTGTATTTGCAGGTATGGGTGGTGTCATATTTGTTGCAACAACTTCTGCTGAGTTTAGTGCAACTGTTGATGGTTTTGGGTTCTTAGCAATTGCAGTATTAATATTTGGTAATTGGAAACCAACTAGAATCTTACTTGCGGCACTCTTCTTCGGATTTATGAGAACATTAGCTGCAAAATACTCGTTAGTTCCAATTATTAAAGATCATGGTGAATTTGTACAATTCTACAATATGATTCCATACATTACAACAATTATTATTCTTGCATTCTTTTCTAAAAACTCTAAAGCACCAAAAGCACTTGGTGAAATTTATGATAAAGGAAAACGGTAATTCGCTCATATATGTAAAAGAGGAAATTTCGATTGAAATCTCCTCTTTTTTTAATCTATCAGTGTAATAATATCACTATTTAATAATTGGTTTGTAGCCTTTATTATTAATTTTTCTAAAACTTCTAAATCAACGTCACTTAATTTTTTTATGTACAAACACCCTTGACCAGTTTTATGTTTCCCTAAAACATTGAGTTCTTCAAATTGGTTAATATCATATGACATATAAAGTGTTAATGCTTGTTTTCTATTAGCAAATCCAAATAAAAACATATGACCTTCATGCCCTGTTTTATATCGGTAATGAACTTTTCCAAAACCAATCATGCTTCCCCACATGACTGGTTCTTTATTTGTGATTTTTTTACCAAGTTCAATAAGCTTTAAAACATCATCTTTACGTTTTTCTTCAACACTCTCTAAATATGCTTTAATATCTTTTGCGGTTACTTCCATATCGGATCAACTCCATACTAATTAATGATTATACTTAGTCTATCCTTAACGGATGTTTAATACAAACATAATGCTTAATGCAATAAAAAGTTGACCTAAATAGTAAGTAGAAAGATTTCCAACGACAAATAATTTGCTTTTTTCTGCTTTAAAATAAATGGGCGCTAAAAGTAAATCAGAAACACCAAATAATATCGCCCCAATCATAAAGACCAAAGCACCTTGTGTATAATGACTGAAATAAACAAGCACAGATAAACCTACCATCGTAAATATCACGAATGTATACATATAACTCATGATCGCAAGCGATTTAAAGTCTATCTTCATCAATTTACTTCCAAAGTAAACGACTCCAACCATAAGTCCACCAATGAGTAATGCCCAAGGATTAAACATATAATAATTTGTTAATGCTAAGATATAAAAAATATGTCCCAATCCAAACGCAATCATGCCAAAAGAGATTTGCTCATTTTTATGATCCTCATGAAAATACTGTACTTCTAAGATTAAATCACCAATTAACCCTAAAACAAGTCCTAAACCCATAAACAAAATTAATCTTAGTTCAGTAACATTTAAAACCAAAATGATTGGTTCTGGGAACACTGATGTTTCTGCATAGAAAATACCATATATAAAAACAGTAATAAACATAAAACTTGTAAATCCTTTAAAATAAAAGCCTCTAAGTCTTTTTCCTTTGATTACATGATAGATAAAAAGACTCCACATCAACAAAAATAAACCAATTAAAACATAAATCATGATTTACACATCCTTTTATTTATTAGATAATGAAATAGCTTTTTGTTTCTCCCAGTAGATTTTATCTTCTTCTGTTAGTTTTCTGATCACTCTACATGGATTACCATAACATAATGTATCATCAGGTAAATCTTTAGTTACAACACTACCAGAACCTACAACGACACCACAACCTATAGTTACACCTGGATTTACGACAACATTGCCTCCAATCCAGACATCATTTTTAATCGTGATAGGAAGCCCATATTCATATTGCTCGTTTCTAATATCTTTATCAAGCGGATGGGTTGCGGTTAATAATGAAACCTTGGGGCCAAACATCACATTATTTCCAATAGTGATATGTGCAACATCCAAAAACGTACAATCATAGTTTGCAAAAAAATCATTTCCAATGGATATATGTTTTCCATAATCAACATATAAAGGTTGATTAATGTATACATTTTCTCCTGCTTTACCCAACAAATCCCTTAAAAGTAAATCTTTTTTTTGATATGCATTTGGTCTTAATTGATTATAATCATACATCAAGTTTTTCGCTCGATCACGCATGATACTTAATGTTTCATCACTTGCTTGATATAAAAGACCTGATAGCATTTTTTCAACTTCCTTCATCATTGACCTCTTTATTCTTTTTCTAAAAATATTTTTTCTAAATCGATTATAAATGACTCAACATCATTTTAAAAGATGAGTAAAAAACTCATCATTCCCAATAATATTGCTACAATTTGCACTCAAATATACTTGATGTTTCACCCCAAGGATGAAATCCGTCTGCTATGTAACTAAATCCGTATCTTTCATAATAACCAACATGATCTGTACATAAATATAAGTTCTTAAATCCATATGATTTTGCATCAGTTTTGATTTGATCAATCAGAATTTTTCCATAACCATGACCTCTATGCTCTTCTTCTATAAACAGTGCTGCTAACCAAGGATAAAGATCCATACGACTGATGAAATCATTCGTAATCAGTCCAGCACATCCAACAATCTCTTCTTCATGAATCAATAAATACCAATTGGGAAGACCTCTTTGTTTCGCATGTTTAATAGCGTCTTCATAAACTTTATATGTACTTTCTGATCCCCAAACTCTTTTAAAATAATCTACAATCGTTTTCTCATATTCAGGATGTGTTTTTATAGATATAACTTTCATTGTGAAACTCCTTTTATTATTATAAATCTCTTTTAAATTGCTTTTTATGTCTAATTATTTTGACTGTTAGATATATCCAAAGCATAAAAAATGTAAATGATAATGACCATGAAAAAAGAGCACCACCTATACCGGTTGCATCAAGAGCACTAAAGCCTGCAAAAAACCAATTAAAATGATAAAAACAAAAAAGATGGATATATAGAGCCAAGCAACCCATTTTGGTATCTTTTTATGATCGAGTAAATACTTATATATATCAGCGAATAATGACTCCATAACTTCTCCTCGATATTATGACTTATTTTGATATTCTTTCGGCAATCATTTTTTCTATATCCCTAATTTCTTCTTGGTTATATCCATCTAAAAGCATACATAATGCATATTTATCTACAATTGTTATCTTTAATAGAGATACACTTTTATGATGCTTATCATCATAGATTTCCTGTTTTTCAACACTAGCTATATCTTTAAAATATATAGTTTTAATAAAAAATATATTATCTTCTTCAAGTTTAAAATTAGGATACCACATATAAAATGGTGCATGTATTTCAGTTTCATCAATCTCAATTCTAGTCTTATAAAGACCATAAAGCGCTACTGCCCATAAAACATTAAGAACAATAAGCCCATAAAATGCAATATTGATGACTAGATTATTCGCATCTATATCTCTAATGATTGTTACAAGTATCAAACTTAAAACTAAGATTAGAGATAATAAAATAATTTTATAATTAAACTTAACTCCAAAAAAGATCTTATGCTTCATTGATTTGCTCCATTATCTATCTTTTAAAATAAGTAAACTTACACTTTCAACTAAAGATGTATATGGAAACATATCAAGTGGGGTTGTTTCTATTAAAACATAATCTTTTAATAATATATTTAAATCCTTACCAAGTGTGGAAGGATTACAAGATCCATATACCAAACGTTTTGGCTTGAATTTTAAAATCAAATCAATGGTTTCTTCTCCTAAACCTATTCTTGGTGGATCAAATAGCATCACATCGATTTGTGTCTCTTTTAACCCACTTAATGCACGTTTAAAGTCGCTTTGTAAGATAACTACATTATCTATACCATTTGTCTCTAATGACTTTCTAGCACTCTCACAAGAACTCTCATTAAGCTCAATCGCATAGACTTTCTTGCAATCTTTTGCTATATAATGACTTACAGGTGCAACCCCAGCATATGCATCGATTGCAACTTCATTTTTCTTAAGTCCTGCTAAGTCTTTCATTTTCATATAAAATTTATGTGCTTGTGGACTATTCAGTTGGAAAAAAGCTTCTGGTTTTAAATCAAATGTATATGTGCTTAGCTTTTCATTGATTGTATCTTTTCCGAAAAGCTTAACAGGCTCATCTGTGAAGAACTCGTTTTTCTTAGTAGGCTTACTAATGACTTTAAATACTGATTGAATCATACTTTCTTCTTTAACTAAATTTTCGACAAGTGTATCTAAGTATTTACTATCTTTATTTAAAATAAATGTGACTTGTGCCTCACCTAAAGTTTCACTGACTCTAACAACTACATTTTTTATATACCCTTTTTTATATTTTGGATCAAATCCATCAACTTTAAAAATATTCATGAGTCTTAAAATTGTTTTTAAAATCCGATTAATCGATGGATTTTGAACGGGACACTCATCGATTGCGACAAAACGATTGGACCCGGCACGGTACATTCCGATTTCATTTCTCTTCTTATTTTCAACAGGAAGACTTGCTTTATTTCTGTAATATTTAGGGTTATCAGCACCTATAGTATCTTTAATGATGTGTCTTGGGACTTTAAATGAAATATAGCGATCAAAACTATCAATAATAAGTTGTCTTTTTTCAACTAAAGTTCTTTCATATCTCAGATGCTGGAGTTGACATCCACCACATTTTTCATAAACAGGACAAAAAGGTGTATCTCGATATACACTTTCTTTGTTTATTTTTTCTAGTTTTCCTTCAGCTCTGTTATTATAAACCTTGGTTACTCTAACATCTACATTTTCACCTGGTAAAGCGTAATCAACAAAAACTGCAAGTTTTTGATAATACCCAATACCTTCACCATTAATCCCTATTTTTTTGATATCAATATTAATGACATCGTTTAAATGAATAAAATCGTTCATAGTTATCTACCTCTACTTATCATTTTAACACATTAAGCTGATCTAAAATCTCATAAATCAAAAAACTAACACAAAAAAAGCACAAGCTTTCACTCGTGCTCTTGATATCAATTACTTGTTTAATCTCAATACTTCTCTAGCAATCATCACTTCTTCATTGGTTGGAATGATAAATGCTTTAACTTTTGAATCTTTGGTTGAAATCATGCGTTCTCCACGTTTTTGATTTTCTTCTTCATCTAGAGTGATACCTAATACTTTAATAGCATCAATCACATCTTTTCTTACCTCTGGAGCATTTTCACCGATACCTGCAGTAAAGCAAATCGCATCTAAACCACCCATATATACATAGTATGATCCTATATAATCTGCAATTCTCTTAATTTGAATACGGTGTGCTAGGGTTGCTCTATAATGACCTGAAAGCATATTTTCAACAATATCTCTACTGTCATTCGATATGCCCGATACACCCAGATAACCACTTGCTTTATTTAAATCATTTAAGACTTCTTCATATGATTTATTTTCTTTTTCAGAAACTAACATTAACACAGCTGGATCGATGTTTCCTGAACGCGTTCCCATTGGAATACCTTCAAGTGGTGTTAGACCCATTGATGTATCTACACTCTTACCAGCATCAACAGCACATAGTGATGCACCATTACCTAAATGTGCAACAATAATCTTCGCATCTTTTTTTCCTAATAACTCAGCAGCTCTTTCACTCACATATTGGTGTGATGTTCCATGGAATCCATATTTTCTAACACCATATTTCTTATACCATTCATATGGTGCAGCATATAGATATGCATCTTCTCTCATGGATTGATGGAACGTTGTATCAAATACAGCTACTTGAATCACATTTGGAAGTAATTCTCTAAAAGCTTCAATCCCTGTGATATTTGCAGGATTATGTAGTGGTGCTAAATCATTTAAACTTTCAATATCTTTAACAACTTGATCAGTAATGATAACTGAATCTTTAAATAATTCTCCACCTTGAACAACACGATGTCCAACGCCTGTAATTTCATCAAGTGATTCAATGACTTTGTGTTCTAAAAGTCCACTAATCACTAATTCAACAGCCTCTTTATGGCTTGGGACTGGTGTTTCTTTTTTTATTTTTTTACCATCGATTTTAATCGTAAATACAGCGTTATCGTATCCGATTCTTTCGACAAGTCCTGATGTAATCTCATGTTCTTCTGGCATGTTTAATAGCTGGAATTTTAATGATGAACTCCCAGCGTTTACAGCAATAATTTTCATAGTTTAATCTCTCCTTATAAGTTAATGATACTCTAATTTTTTTTAATAATCAAGTATATGAATAAATATTCATGTTAAATCTTAATATAAATATAAATAAATTGCAAAAAACTGTAAAATTGTGCCTAATGCGGTGAATAAATGCCATATAAAATGGAAGTATTTAATCCTTGGTAATGCGTAAAAGATAACACCAATACTATACGCTAATCCACCAGATAGCAAGAACCAAAATGCACCTTGTTCATACGCAAATAGTTGTCTAATAAAAATAAGTGCACTCCATCCCATCGCAAGATATAAAAATACATGGAGTTTCATGAATTTTTTGATCCAAATGGATTTAAATACAACCCCAATGAGAATCAATATCCACTGGATGATAAATAAGATGGGTCCCAACCCTAAGCCATCAATACCAAATACTGGATTTTGTAGTTCTGGTAAAAGCAGTAAAGCTGGAGCGAAAGTTGCGCCAATTAAAATATAGATACTTAAATGATCAAATCTTTGGAACACACTTTTTGCAGTTTTATGAAACAATGCATGATAAATCGTTGACATTGTATATAAATTGATCATTCCGAATCCAAAAATAACTGCTGCAATAACTTCCATCGTTGTATCACTTTTGACAAGCATTAAGATCATCGCAACAATCCCAAAGATTGCCATCATACCATGGCTAACTGCATTTGCAATTTCTTCACCAACAGTCTGAATATGATTAGTCTTCATCATGGTTGTTTTCTCCTATAAATTGATTTAAAAAGTCAGCACCTTTTAAACTTTCAGGCTCTGTTCTGATTAACTCTGGATAATCTAGCTGTCTTAAGACCTCATAGGATACAAGCGCGACACAATTGCTCAAATTTAAGCTTCTCACTTTATCTGTTGTAGGGATACGATAACAACTCTCTAAGTGACTTGCTAAAATCTTTTTATCTACACCCGTTGATTCTTTTCCAAAAATTAAATATATATCTTCCTTGATTGCTTTATAATCAAACTCAGAATATGTTTTTTGTCCATATCTCGTCAAAAAGAAATATCTACCTTTATTCTCAGTTTTAAAAGCATCGTAATTTTTATACACCTTATAATCGATATATTCAAAATAATCAAGTGCACTTCTTTTTAACCTTTTTTCATCAAGTTTAAATCCCATCGGTTCAATCAAATGAAGTTTCGCTCCAATCGCAACACAAGTTCTCATGATATTACCTGTATTTTGAGGGATTTCAGGTTCAAATAACACAATATGTAACATATATACACCTCTTCCATAAAAATAGTATTACTCTGCAATACCATTTCAACTTATACTTTATATTTTTTAATGAGTTCGTGCTTTAAAGCCCATAAGTTTTCCGATAAGTCCACATAATACTCATGTGGATTCTCTAGTCTCAATACTGCAGGCCACAATGCTTTAAACTCTTTTTGTTGATAGGCTCTAATTTCATCTAATGAAGGCAAATCATAAACCAATTTCCCTTTTTCGAATATAGGTATGAGCAAAGGTCTCACATGATAATTATCGATTTCCTTGCTCTTCCATGGGAAGTTTGGATCAAACAAATGATAGGGTTTAGATTCATCAATTTCTTCATCAAATAAAGTCATAACATCCGCTGTAGCCATACAATCCTTATCATAGAATCGATAAACTTGCTTAAACCCTGGAGTTGTCGTTTTTTGGACATTTTCACTAATCTTTATTTTAGGTTCTAACACACCATCTACTTCAACTGCTGATAATTTAAATACACCACCAAAAACAGCTTCAGATCTTGCGGTTACTAATCTTTCGCCAACACCAAATGTATCAATTCTTGCGCCTTGATGAATAAGTTCTTTAATAAGATATTCATCAAGTGAATTAGATACTGTAATCTTACAATCTTCTAATCCAGCTTCATCAAGCATTCTTCTTGCTTCAATCGTAAGATAAGCTAAATCTCCGCTGTCTAAACGAATACCTTTTAATCTTTTACCCATTGGCTCTAATACATCTTTAAATACTTTTATTGCATTAGGTATCCCTTGTTTTAAAGTGTTATACGTATCTACAAGTAATACACAACTATCTGGATAAGTTAAAGCATACGATTTAAATGCTTCATACTCGCTATCATAACTTTGAATATAACTATGTGCCATCGTTCCCAGTGCAGGAATATTGTATTTAAAGTCCACATATGTGTTTGATGTCCCAACAACACCGGAAATATACGCAGCTCTTGCACCATATATGGATGCATCGTAACCATGTGCACGTCTTGCACCAAACTCAATCACTGAACGACCCTTAGCTGCATAAACAATTCTAGCAGATTTTGTTGCGATCAAACTTTGATGATTAATGGTTAGTAAAATCATTGTTTCAATCAACTGACACTCAATGATTGGACCTTTTACGACTAAAATAGGCTCATGTGGGAAAATGGGTGTCCCTTCTTTCATTGCATAAACGTCAGAAGTGAACGTGAAATTTTCTAAATATGTTAAAAAATCGTCATCGAATATTTTTTTAGATTTTAAATAATTAATTTCAGCTTTACCAAACTTAAGGTTTTGAATGTACTCAACAACTTGTTCTAATCCAGCAAAAATAGCATAACCACCTTTATCTGGAATAGATCTAAAAAATACATCAAAAACAGCAATTTGCTCATGCTTTTTATCTTTAAAGTAACCATTTGCCATGGTGAGTTCATAAAAGTCCATAAGCATGGTTAGTTTTCTGTTTTCCATAAATGATGCCTCCTTTGATTGACACCTTCTATTCTAACATTTTTTTGCAATTTTTGGTATAATTATAGATAAGAATAAACATAAAGGAATGTTCATATGATACTATTTATTTCACCTGCAAAAACATTTAGAAAAACAACTGAAACAAAAGATCAACACCCCATGTTTATGAATGAAACTGAGATACTCATCAAAAAACTTAAATCTTTATCTCCTAAAACAATAGAACATAAGATGAAGATATCAAGTAAAGTTGCTGATCAGACATATCATTACTATCAAACTTTCGGAATGTCTAAGTCATCTGCAATCTATACTTACTTTGGTCATCAGTATAAGCATATCAATCCAGAGAGTCTAAATAACGAAGAAATGGAAGACATGAACAATCGTTTGTATATTATGGATGGTTTATTTGGCTTGCTTCGTCCTTTAGACCAAATTTCATATTACCGATTAGAAATGCAAGATAAAACGATTAAAAATCTATATCATTTCTGGAGTCCAAAAATCATTGATTATTTAAGAAAGTATCATAAAGATGACATACTGATTAATCTTGCTTCAAACGAATACGGACAAATCATTAAAGATTTAGAACATACATACACCATCGAATTTTATCAACAAAAACATGATAAGCTAAGTATCCATTCTATGGAAGCAAAAAAAATGCGAGGTCTTTTAGTCAATCATATTTTCAAAAATCAGTTGAAGACCATTGAAGAACTTTATGATATAGAGATTGAAGGGTATAAATATAGTAAAGAACATTCCAAAGAAAAGGATTTTATATTTATTAAGGAGCTCTAGATGAAGCGATTATTAAGACTTTTACTCAGTAGAACAACATTTATCTTACTTTTACTACTCTCGCAAATTGCGTTCTTTTTTGTAACGATTAATTTTCTAGCTCAATACCAATATGTTCACACTGGACTATACATGATTACCGTCATCATTATCGCCTATCTGATTTACAAAGAAGAAAATCCTGTCTTCAAACTTTCATGGATCATACCGATTATGATTTTCCCGTTATTCGGAGGGTTATTTTATTTGTTTTATAAAAATACAAATATTTCAAAAAAGACCATTCGTTTATACGACAAAATAGAACTTGATCGCATAGCATACATCCAAAAAAATAAAGAGATTGCTCATGATAAAATTTCAAACTATCTCCATAAAATTGGTTGGCCTGCTTATATCAATACCAAAACAACTTTCTTTGATAGTGGTGAATCTATTTTTGATGATATAAAAAGTGAAATCAAGCAAGCAAAATCATACATCTATATGGAGTTTTTCATCATCAACAAGGGAAAACTTTGGGATGAAATTTTAGAATTATTAAAAGTCAAAGCGAAAGAAAATGTTAAAATCACTTTAATCTATGATGATTTTGGATCATCTAATCTTCCATATAATTACAAAAAACAGTTAAAATCATACGGTATTGATGCATATAATTTCAATCCGATGAAACCACATCTAAATTTTCAAATGAACTATAGAAATCATAGAAAAATTATTGTCATTGATGGAAAGATTGGTTATACAGGCGGTATAAACATTGGTGATGAATATGTCAATATCATCCATCCGTTTGGTCATTGGCAAGATGCAGGCATCAAATTAGAAGGCGAAGCTGTTCAAGCCCTTGCTTTAGGATTTTTAGATCAACTCAGGTTTCATACCAAAGATGAAAATCAAATTGATTATACGCCCGTTTATAAACCGGATTTCAAGTCTCAAAGTGTTATCATTCCATTTTTTGATGCTCCACTCGATAAAGAATACACAACTAAAAATATTTATATGCAGATGATCCATAATGCTACTTCTTCAATTGATATCGTAACACCTTATTTGATATTGGATTATGAGCTCTTGGCAGCATTAAAATTTGCAGTTTCATCTGGAGTAGAGGTAAATGTTATTATCCCTTACATTCCTGATAAACGCATAGTATATATGGTATCAGAATCTTATGCAAAAGAATTATCTAACCATGGTATCAATATCTATAAGTTTAAACCTGGATTTATTCACTCTAAAATGATGGTTGTCGATCAAATAGAAGCTTTAATTGGTACTGTAAATTTAGATTATCGTAGTTTATATTTACATTTTGAAAATAGTGTGTATTTAAAAAATGATCCTTCCATCAAAGATATGAAAGATCATTTTAGTGAACTTATAGAGCAATCTATTAACATTAAAGACTTAAAACATCCAAATCTCATATATAAGTTTTTACAACTTGTGCTTAAAGGATTCTCATCTATTCTATAAGTGAATACAAACCATAAAAAAAACATTTCGTTCTGAAATGTTTTTTTATTCGTTATTTTCTTGCAAATCCAATGACACCAAAGACGCCACCAACTAAGAAGAACAAATAAGTTAATAAATAAAATATTGTTCTTAATGTTAAATACCAATTTTCAGCTGCTAAAGTTGTTAAGAACAATTGCCCTAAAACCAACATTAAGATCGCTAAGAATAAGGTAATTGAACCTAATCTAAGCATAAACACTGAAAATCTGCCAGGTTTTTTATTTGCAAACAATCCCCACAGTAGCATAGGCGCTAAAAGCATTGCACCTGGTACAATATACTCACTTAAGTTAACCAGTTGATTATAAAATGGTTCAACTAAATCTAATATAGATCCCATCCAAGAGGGTTGCGCTAGTGTGATTGCTGCTAATGCTGATGAGTTATTGATTGCACTTTCAAAATATCCAAATAATAATAATACTGTAATTAAAACTCTTAATATAATCCCTTTTCTAATCGCCCATGTAATCATTAATAAGCCAACAACTAGAGCTAATCCAACATATTCACCAATCATTTGTGGAAGTGTATTAATCACATCTTCTGCTATCTCAGCAAAAGGAAGCAATGCATCAACAAATGGAAGTGTTGTGTTTTGAAGTAGTAAATAAGTTGAAATATAGATCGATGATACTAAGACAAGTAAGAACCCCAATGTACGAAATATCTTTCCTACTGTAGAGTTATATACTCTTTTGTTCATAGACTTCACCACTTTCTTTTCTTCATAATATATATTTATATTTTATCATAAAATAGAAAGAACTGGTGTTAGTATAGTTGGTGTTAGTATAGTTTAGTAGACACGAAGAGTAAGAATCCTTCTTATGATAAAATATTAAGGAAGGAGTTGATCTCATGTCTTCAACAGGCAATCGTTATTCAAACGAATTTAAACAACAATTAGTCGAATTAAATCAAAGCGGTAGCTCAGTTTATAAGCTGTCCCGCGAGTATGGCATACCCACAGGGACAATTTATAAATGGATTAAAGATTTCACACCAGTCGCTACTGAAGATGGAAAGTCGATTACACCTAAAGAAGTCAAAGCTTTAGAGAAGCGAATTAGGGAACTTGAAATGGAAAATGAAATCCTAAAAAAAGCG
Proteins encoded in this window:
- a CDS encoding cardiolipin synthase → MKRLLRLLLSRTTFILLLLLSQIAFFFVTINFLAQYQYVHTGLYMITVIIIAYLIYKEENPVFKLSWIIPIMIFPLFGGLFYLFYKNTNISKKTIRLYDKIELDRIAYIQKNKEIAHDKISNYLHKIGWPAYINTKTTFFDSGESIFDDIKSEIKQAKSYIYMEFFIINKGKLWDEILELLKVKAKENVKITLIYDDFGSSNLPYNYKKQLKSYGIDAYNFNPMKPHLNFQMNYRNHRKIIVIDGKIGYTGGINIGDEYVNIIHPFGHWQDAGIKLEGEAVQALALGFLDQLRFHTKDENQIDYTPVYKPDFKSQSVIIPFFDAPLDKEYTTKNIYMQMIHNATSSIDIVTPYLILDYELLAALKFAVSSGVEVNVIIPYIPDKRIVYMVSESYAKELSNHGINIYKFKPGFIHSKMMVVDQIEALIGTVNLDYRSLYLHFENSVYLKNDPSIKDMKDHFSELIEQSINIKDLKHPNLIYKFLQLVLKGFSSIL